A part of Podarcis muralis chromosome 13, rPodMur119.hap1.1, whole genome shotgun sequence genomic DNA contains:
- the LOC114583635 gene encoding 2-acylglycerol O-acyltransferase 3-like, protein MALKKHLEALSVLQWVLTFFFFGPFFSVPLVYLFFTSFWPISVLYFAWWIFDWDTPQRGGRRCDWVRRWRVWELHRDYFPIKLVKTAELPPTRNYVLGSHPHGIFCAGAFSAFCTEATGFSRTFPGLRPSLATLAGMFRIPIYREYMMSLGVVPVNKRSLDFLLSGPPGHAVVIVVGGVSEMLDTVPGEQRILLHRRKGFVRLALQHGADLVPVYTFGEIDIYRLIRFPEGSFVHRLQLGFKQLIGFAPCLFSGRGLFSSTSWGLLPMAAPLTVVVGKPIPVPLRPRPTEDEVNSFHALYVEALKELFDAHKESCGLPASQQLLIT, encoded by the exons ATGGCTCTGAAGAAACACCTGGAGGCCCTTAGTGTCCTCCAGTGGGTcctcaccttcttcttctttg gtccctTCTTCTCCGTTCCCCTGGTCTACCTGTTCTTCACCTCCTTCTGGCCTATCAGCGTCCTGTATTTTGCCTGGTGGATCTTCGACTGGGATACGCCACAGAGAG GTGGGCGCCGCTGTGACTGGGTGAGGCGCTGGAGAGTCTGGGAGCTCCACCGGGATTATTTCCCCATCAAG CTGGTGAAGACGGCCGAGCTGCCCCCGACGCGGAACTACGTCCTGGGCTCCCACCCCCACGGGATCTTCTGCGCGGGGGCCTTTTCTGCCTTCTGCACCGAGGCCACGGGCTTCTCCCGCACCTTCCCTGGCCTCCGCCCCAGCCTGGCCACCCTCGCAGGGATGTTCCGCATTCCCATCTACCGGGAGTACATGATGAGCTTAG GGGTGGTCCCGGTCAACAAAAGGTCCCTTGACTTCCTCCTGAGTGGCCCCCCCGGGCACGCGGTGGTCATCGTGGTGGGGGGCGTGTCCGAGATGCTGGACACCGTCCCCGGAGAGCAGCGCATCCTCCTTCACAGGAGGAAGGGCTTCGTGCGCCTGGCGCTCCAACATGG GGCTGACCTGGTGCCCGTTTACACCTTTGGGGAGATTGACATTTACCGACTGATCCGGTTCCCCGAGGGCAGCTTCGTTCACCGCCTCCAGCTCGGTTTCAAGCAGCTGATCGGCTTCGCCCCTTGTCTCTTCAGCGGGAGGGGCCTCTTCTCCAGCACCTCTTGGGGGCTCCTGCCCATGGCTGCCCCCCTCACGGTGGTGG TGGGGAAGCCTATCCCGGTCCCGCTCCGCCCGCGCCCCACCGAGGACGAGGTGAACAGCTTCCACGCTCTCTACGTCGAGGCCCTGAAGGAGCTCTTTGACGCCCATAAAGAATCCTGCGGCCTCCCGGCCTCCCAGCAGCTCCTCATCACCTAG
- the LOC114582884 gene encoding 2-acylglycerol O-acyltransferase 3-like — MALQKHLEALSVFQWVLTYLFFGAFFSILLVYLLFTSYWSISVLYFAWWIFDWDTPERGGRRSDWMRRWRVWELHRDYFPIKLVKTAELPPTRNYVLGSHPHGIICAGAFSAFCTEATGFPRAFPGLRPSLAAHAGMFRMPVFRDYMMSLGLVPVNKRSLDFLLSGLPGHAVAIVVGGESEMLDSFPGEQRIRLHGRKGFVRLALQHGADLVPVYTFGENDIYRQIRFPKGSFARRFQLGFKQLIGFAPCLFSGRGLFSSRSWGIQPMAAPLTVVVGKPIPVPRRPRPTEDEVNSFHALYVKALKELFDAHKESCGLPASQQLLIT; from the exons ATGGCTCTGCAGAAGCACCTGGAGGCCCTTAGCGTCTTCCAGTGGGTCCTCACCTACCTCTTCTTTG GTGCCTTCTTCTCCATTCTCCTGGTCTACCTGCTCTTCACCTCCTACTGGTCTATCAGCGTCCTGTATTTCGCCTGGTGGATCTTCGACTGGGATACGCCAGAGAGAG GTGGGCGCCGCAGCGACTGGATGAGGCGCTGGAGAGTCTGGGAGCTCCACCGGGATTATTTCCCCATCAAG CTGGTGAAGACGGCCGAGCTGCCCCCGACGCGGAACTACGTCCTGGGCTCCCACCCCCACGGGATCATCTGCGCGGGGGCCTTTTCCGCCTTCTGCACCGAGGCcacgggcttcccccgcgccttcCCTGGCCTCCGCCCCAGCCTGGCCGCTCACGCAGGGATGTTCCGCATGCCCGTCTTTCGGGACTACATGATGAGCTTAG GGTTGGTCCCGGTCAACAAAAGGTCCCTGGACTTCCTCCTGAGTGGCCTCCCTGGGCACGCAGTGGCCATCGTGGTGGGGGGCGAGTCCGAGATGCTGGACAGTTTCCCCGGAGAGCAGCGCATCCGCCTTCACGGGAGAAAGGGATTTGTGCGCCTGGCGCTGCAACACGG gGCTGACCTGGTGCCCGTTTACACCTTCGGGGAGAACGACATTTACCGACAGATCCGGTTCCCCAAGGGCAGCTTCGCTCGCCGCTTCCAGCTCGGTTTCAAGCAGCTGATCGGCTTCGCCCCTTGTCTCTTCAGTGGGAGGGGCCTCTTCTCCAGCCGCTCCTGGGGGATCCAGCCTATGGCTGCCCCCCTCACGGTGGTGG TGGGGAAGCCTATCCCGGTCCCGCGCCGCCCGCGCCCCACTGAGGACGAGGTGAACAGCTTCCACGCTCTCTACGTCAAGGCCCTGAAGGAGCTCTTCGATGCCCATAAAGAATCCTGCGGCCTCCCGGCCTCCCAGCAGCTCCTCAtcacctag